Proteins encoded by one window of Candidatus Zymogenus saltonus:
- a CDS encoding acetoin utilization protein AcuC — MAKKTALILPEGFDDFNFGPGHPMQWERVLYAMELIEAYGLDSIKNASYMAPVRAAEEEAYPFHDKDYISILKSANDGNYEKEYSKYGIGPGDNPVFPGLFDFALTVLGCTMTAARLIGDKEASFVFNIAGGMHHAMRNRASGFCYINDIAVAINYLLERKMRVMYVDIDSHHGDGVQAAFYDTDKVLTLSFHENGQTLFPGTGFPNEMGREKGRGYAVNVPLKHGSDDATFIKAFDQIFLPLYDKFNPDILVSQVGCDMMLTDPLTNLALTSNGYVHAVKEMKKRAKKWLALGGGGYNPFNTSRLWTLVWAIMNDLELSDTLPESFAKRALDVGYTLSGLHDAPYSLDEWSRHEVISEVQRNIREIERDIFPIFKIKVKKRFLDDYFFI; from the coding sequence ATGGCAAAGAAAACGGCTCTGATACTCCCGGAGGGTTTCGACGATTTCAACTTCGGCCCGGGTCACCCCATGCAGTGGGAGCGTGTCCTCTATGCCATGGAGTTGATAGAGGCCTACGGACTCGATTCCATAAAGAACGCCTCCTACATGGCTCCAGTCAGGGCGGCGGAAGAGGAGGCCTACCCCTTTCACGACAAGGATTATATCTCGATCCTCAAGTCGGCCAACGACGGCAACTACGAGAAAGAGTATTCCAAGTACGGTATAGGCCCGGGCGACAATCCGGTGTTCCCGGGACTATTCGATTTCGCCCTGACGGTCCTTGGCTGCACCATGACCGCGGCAAGGTTGATAGGGGACAAGGAGGCCTCCTTCGTCTTCAACATAGCGGGGGGGATGCACCACGCGATGAGGAACAGGGCGTCCGGCTTCTGTTACATAAACGACATCGCCGTCGCCATCAACTACCTTTTGGAGAGAAAGATGAGGGTCATGTACGTCGACATCGACTCCCACCACGGCGACGGCGTTCAGGCCGCCTTTTACGACACGGACAAGGTACTCACACTCTCCTTTCACGAAAACGGGCAGACCCTGTTTCCCGGCACGGGGTTTCCGAACGAGATGGGCCGCGAGAAGGGAAGAGGATACGCAGTGAACGTCCCCTTGAAACACGGGAGCGACGACGCCACCTTCATCAAGGCCTTCGATCAGATATTCCTGCCCCTCTATGATAAGTTCAATCCCGATATTCTCGTAAGCCAGGTAGGCTGCGACATGATGTTGACCGATCCCCTGACCAACCTCGCCCTGACCAGCAACGGCTACGTCCACGCCGTAAAGGAGATGAAAAAGAGGGCCAAGAAATGGCTCGCCCTGGGGGGAGGGGGATACAATCCCTTCAACACGTCGAGGCTCTGGACGCTGGTCTGGGCTATAATGAACGATCTGGAGCTCTCGGACACGCTCCCGGAATCCTTTGCGAAGAGGGCCCTGGATGTGGGATATACGCTTTCTGGACTTCACGACGCCCCCTACAGCCTCGACGAGTGGAGCAGGCATGAGGTTATTAGCGAGGTTCAGAGGAATATAAGAGAGATCGAGAGGGATATCTTCCCGATTTTCAAGATAAAGGTGAAAAAGAGGTTCTTGGACGATTACTTCTTTATTTGA
- a CDS encoding MBL fold metallo-hydrolase, which yields MRVTFIGGARTVTGSSFLISTDLANILVDSGMFQGRRELTRRNQLEYIYDPSEIDAVILTHAHIDHSGLIPKLVKSGFRGKIFSTKATADLCELMLLDSAHIQEMESSWKSNKNLRRGLSEVPPLYTTDDAVKSLKHFQRVFYDQEFEAATGIRAVFRDAGHIIGSAMVELFVKDEGRETRLVFSGDVGVPDQPIIRDPSIITGADFLFIESTYGNRLHKSLEESKEELKEAILTTVNGGGKVIIPSFAVGRTQELIFYLSELYRDGYLNDVPIFVDSPMATSATEIIKENPQCFDEETHALLSSGETPLNIPTLTFTQSTRESIEINQMAGGAIIISASGMCDAGRIKHHLRHNLWRPEASVIFVGFQAEGTLGRMIVTGADEVRIMGEEVKVNAKIFSIGGFSAHADRNGLLDWASHFRGDSPTVFVVHGEERASLSFARALESELSLTSYVPHWGETVELKTNKEFQSVSITEAGEMVELKGSRMFKDLHYIKKRIGEIEAEEVPAREEAVYQKIKKIKDLLMELEEERS from the coding sequence ATGAGAGTTACATTTATCGGCGGAGCCAGGACCGTTACCGGGTCGTCCTTTCTGATAAGCACCGACCTTGCAAACATCCTTGTGGACTCGGGCATGTTCCAGGGGCGAAGGGAGCTCACCAGGAGAAATCAACTGGAGTACATCTACGATCCCTCCGAGATAGACGCGGTGATCCTGACCCACGCCCACATCGACCACAGCGGGCTTATCCCGAAGCTTGTCAAGTCCGGCTTTCGGGGAAAGATATTCTCCACAAAGGCGACCGCAGACCTCTGCGAGCTCATGCTTTTAGACAGCGCCCACATCCAGGAGATGGAGTCGAGCTGGAAAAGCAACAAGAACCTCAGGAGGGGCCTCAGCGAGGTGCCCCCCCTCTACACGACGGACGACGCCGTGAAATCCCTGAAGCACTTCCAGAGGGTCTTTTACGATCAGGAGTTCGAGGCGGCGACGGGCATCAGGGCGGTTTTCAGGGACGCCGGCCATATCATCGGATCGGCAATGGTGGAGCTGTTCGTTAAGGACGAGGGGAGAGAGACGAGGCTGGTCTTCTCGGGCGACGTGGGGGTGCCGGACCAGCCGATCATCAGGGACCCGAGCATTATAACCGGGGCGGACTTCCTCTTTATCGAGTCCACATACGGAAACAGGCTCCATAAAAGCCTCGAAGAGAGCAAGGAGGAGCTCAAGGAGGCTATCCTCACGACCGTAAATGGGGGCGGAAAGGTAATAATCCCCTCCTTCGCCGTGGGGCGGACTCAGGAGCTAATATTTTACCTCTCAGAGCTTTACCGGGACGGATACCTGAATGATGTTCCGATCTTCGTTGACAGCCCCATGGCCACCTCCGCCACCGAGATCATCAAGGAAAATCCCCAGTGCTTCGACGAGGAAACCCACGCCCTCCTGAGCTCCGGGGAGACCCCCCTGAATATCCCGACCCTCACGTTCACCCAGTCAACCAGGGAATCGATAGAGATAAACCAGATGGCGGGGGGCGCGATAATCATCTCCGCCAGCGGGATGTGCGACGCGGGGAGGATAAAACACCACCTGAGGCACAACCTCTGGCGCCCGGAGGCTTCTGTGATATTTGTGGGATTTCAGGCGGAGGGAACCCTGGGAAGGATGATAGTAACAGGCGCGGACGAGGTCAGGATCATGGGCGAGGAGGTAAAGGTAAACGCGAAGATCTTTTCCATCGGCGGATTTTCCGCCCACGCAGACAGAAACGGCCTTTTGGATTGGGCGTCCCACTTCCGCGGAGACTCCCCGACGGTCTTCGTTGTCCACGGGGAGGAAAGGGCGTCTCTCTCCTTCGCCCGGGCCCTGGAGTCGGAGCTTTCCCTCACCTCCTACGTACCCCACTGGGGAGAAACGGTGGAGCTCAAAACGAACAAGGAGTTTCAGAGCGTCTCGATTACGGAAGCGGGGGAGATGGTGGAGCTCAAGGGGTCACGTATGTTCAAGGACCTCCACTACATCAAAAAGAGGATCGGCGAGATCGAGGCCGAAGAAGTCCCGGCCCGGGAAGAGGCGGTGTATCAAAAGATCAAAAAGATAAAGGATCTCCTGATGGAGCTCGAAGAGGAGCGGTCCTGA
- the amrB gene encoding AmmeMemoRadiSam system protein B: protein MPLLDYPMLRNVEVIPVDLKGKPGVALRDPLCYAEEMIALPSDALAVLQFFDGKRSIDDILKEIHVQYGGEGVINIEDIETLAVSLDDHLFLVSERFLREKRRIDQEFYRSDIRHSVHAGLSYNSDPEGLVGELSSYFSKAAPVSQEIAGTGDGLRAVIAPHISIASGGECFAHSYSVVKASRKADLYVILGIGHAGLENLFAGTKKDFETPLGTVKTDTEFMDRLSVGFGGENGGRLFSGEALHRTEHTIEFQAVLLKYIFGEEPFVIAPILTSFPYQLVVEDRFKDDKELIEQFISALRSEIGSYSGRVVIISSVDFAHVGVKYGAEKPLTAEELEDVKRRDDEMIEIICEGDAERFASHVGEDDDKRNICGFSSIYIMLRVIEGLKGRLLRYDKTIMDNQNSTVTFAGMAFTDN from the coding sequence ATGCCTCTTTTAGATTACCCCATGTTGAGAAATGTGGAGGTTATTCCTGTAGACCTAAAGGGCAAACCGGGCGTTGCCCTAAGGGACCCCCTTTGCTATGCCGAGGAGATGATAGCCCTCCCCAGCGATGCGCTGGCGGTTCTCCAGTTTTTCGACGGGAAGAGGAGCATCGACGACATCTTGAAGGAGATTCACGTTCAATACGGCGGAGAGGGCGTAATCAATATAGAGGATATAGAGACCCTGGCGGTAAGCCTCGATGATCACCTCTTTCTGGTAAGCGAGAGATTCTTGAGGGAGAAGCGCAGGATCGATCAGGAGTTCTACCGCTCCGATATACGCCATTCGGTTCATGCGGGTCTGAGCTATAACAGCGATCCCGAAGGGCTGGTTGGGGAGCTGAGCTCCTACTTCTCGAAGGCGGCGCCGGTCTCTCAGGAAATCGCTGGAACGGGGGACGGCCTCAGGGCCGTGATAGCGCCTCATATCAGTATAGCGTCCGGGGGAGAGTGTTTCGCCCACTCCTACAGCGTGGTAAAGGCGTCGCGCAAGGCCGACCTCTACGTCATCCTCGGGATCGGCCACGCCGGCCTCGAAAACCTCTTTGCGGGGACGAAGAAGGACTTCGAGACCCCCCTTGGAACGGTAAAGACAGATACCGAGTTTATGGATAGACTGAGCGTGGGATTCGGCGGTGAAAACGGCGGCAGGCTCTTTTCGGGGGAGGCGCTCCACAGGACGGAGCATACCATCGAGTTTCAGGCGGTCCTTCTGAAGTATATCTTCGGAGAGGAGCCCTTTGTCATCGCCCCTATCCTCACCTCCTTTCCCTACCAGCTTGTCGTCGAGGACAGGTTCAAAGACGATAAAGAGCTGATAGAGCAATTCATCTCGGCGCTGAGGAGCGAGATCGGGTCGTATTCGGGAAGGGTCGTTATTATCTCCTCGGTCGATTTCGCCCACGTCGGCGTCAAGTACGGGGCCGAAAAGCCGTTAACGGCCGAAGAGCTCGAAGACGTAAAGAGGCGCGATGACGAGATGATCGAGATCATCTGTGAAGGCGATGCGGAGAGATTCGCCTCACACGTAGGCGAGGATGACGACAAGCGGAACATATGCGGGTTTTCGTCGATATATATAATGTTGAGGGTCATCGAGGGATTGAAGGGAAGGCTTTTGAGATACGACAAGACGATCATGGACAACCAGAACTCCACCGTTACGTTTGCGGGGATGGCGTTTACGGATAATTGA